A window of Borrelia sp. A-FGy1 contains these coding sequences:
- the holA gene encoding DNA polymerase III subunit delta, which produces MQEVYLLLGKEQGLKEAYLKDILSKFSDLLVNKIFLSDLSSVELSELLLTNSFFYKKEAFIIYEAENLKNKKDLELIYSTISKSLNKIVILVSSENSISFDPKDSLKLIKKIFYELSDSAKFSFVKKSFFELGTKITDKAISLMLFMLDSDTKILKFYIDSLSLLAKNKTIDEHDINSWIGYVRPENSFSLFESILKRDMESSLVRIKSILDHGEDFISVLMSLVWHFKKLLKIKMDFQNSGNISVVFKKYKIFFSLESIYKVGLKNYSCFDIKFILKIFHKFDLYSRIYGKNLHLNLAYFMIFILLRQEETILNNFSCKFNYNF; this is translated from the coding sequence ATGCAGGAAGTTTACTTACTATTAGGTAAAGAGCAAGGATTAAAGGAAGCTTATTTGAAAGACATTTTAAGTAAGTTTAGTGATTTGTTGGTTAATAAAATTTTTTTATCTGATTTGTCATCAGTAGAGCTTTCTGAGTTACTATTAACAAACTCTTTTTTTTATAAAAAAGAGGCTTTTATTATTTATGAAGCTGAAAATTTAAAAAACAAAAAGGATTTAGAATTAATTTATAGTACTATTTCTAAGTCTTTAAATAAGATTGTTATTCTTGTTTCTAGTGAAAATTCAATTAGCTTTGATCCTAAGGATTCTTTGAAGTTAATTAAGAAAATTTTTTATGAGTTGTCTGATTCTGCTAAGTTTTCATTTGTAAAGAAAAGTTTTTTTGAGCTTGGTACAAAAATTACGGATAAGGCCATAAGTTTAATGCTTTTTATGTTAGATTCAGATACTAAAATTTTAAAATTTTATATAGATTCCCTTTCTCTTCTTGCTAAAAATAAAACTATTGATGAACATGATATAAATTCTTGGATTGGTTATGTGAGACCTGAAAATTCTTTTTCTTTATTTGAATCAATTTTAAAAAGAGATATGGAAAGTTCTTTGGTTAGAATTAAATCTATTTTAGACCATGGAGAGGATTTTATTAGCGTATTAATGAGTCTTGTTTGGCATTTTAAAAAGCTTTTAAAAATAAAAATGGATTTTCAAAATTCTGGTAATATTTCGGTTGTATTTAAAAAATATAAAATATTTTTCTCATTAGAGAGTATTTATAAGGTAGGACTTAAAAATTATTCATGTTTTGATATTAAATTCATTTTAAAAATATTTCATAAGTTTGACTTGTATTCAAGAATTTATGGTAAAAATTTACATTTAAATTTAGCATATTTTATGATATTTATACTACTCAGGCAGGAGGAAACTATTCTTAATAATTTTTCTTGTAAATTTAATTATAATTTTTAA
- the uvrC gene encoding excinuclease ABC subunit UvrC, with product MIGRLQYLYKKVQDFPTTSGCYKMYSTSNKILYIGKAKNLRARLKSYFLERIGHRTKMLMRNVENIEIITTNSEYEALLLECNLIKEHKPDYNIKLKDDKGYPMIKITREKYPRVFKTRKIINDGSEYYGPYVNAKNLDLILDLINKTFKTRKCKKSSNTPCLYFHMGQCLGVCYRDDLEEEYKKEIDKIRLILNGNISELLDEIERKMKEVIKKENFEQAIKLKETKKSLIEINQTQIIIKINKMSTDYIYVYKSDIFNVIVIFKYRKGKLVEKDIHFDESIYEEDELVAEFLIQYYTAINMIVPDKIYIFKNIETENIAKLINELKHIKPEIIYEESQNNIKIMEMAISNAEIALREYVNERHKTLESLRIVINMKKLPKVIEGFDISHINGYKTVASLITFKMGKPFKNGYRIYKINSLNNGEIDDFKAIKEVISRRYSKLINENLELPDLILIDGGKGQLNAAYSILKRLKIEDKIAICALAKKKETIFLPNKAQGINLVEGNPALKILQNVRNEAHRRANGFNSKLHRKIKLNYGDLEGIGNKLAKNILKTLGTYENILTLNENEIAEKMSININLAKKIKKFSEKKHFKNMNP from the coding sequence ATGATAGGACGTTTACAGTATTTATACAAAAAAGTACAAGACTTTCCAACAACTAGTGGATGTTATAAGATGTATTCTACATCTAATAAAATATTATACATTGGAAAAGCAAAAAATTTAAGAGCAAGACTAAAAAGCTATTTTCTAGAAAGAATTGGACACAGAACAAAAATGTTAATGAGAAATGTAGAAAACATAGAAATAATTACTACAAACAGTGAATATGAAGCCTTACTTTTAGAATGCAACTTAATAAAAGAACATAAACCAGACTACAATATTAAACTAAAAGATGACAAGGGATATCCTATGATAAAAATAACTCGTGAGAAATATCCAAGAGTCTTTAAAACTAGAAAAATAATAAATGACGGAAGTGAATATTATGGACCATATGTTAACGCAAAAAACTTAGATCTAATATTAGATCTTATTAACAAAACATTTAAAACCAGAAAATGCAAAAAAAGTTCAAACACTCCATGTCTTTACTTTCACATGGGACAGTGTCTTGGAGTATGTTACAGAGATGACCTTGAAGAAGAATACAAAAAGGAAATAGACAAAATAAGACTAATACTAAATGGAAACATATCTGAACTTTTAGATGAAATTGAAAGAAAAATGAAAGAAGTAATTAAAAAAGAGAACTTTGAACAAGCAATAAAATTAAAAGAAACTAAAAAATCATTAATAGAGATAAATCAAACTCAAATAATTATAAAAATCAATAAGATGAGTACTGACTACATATACGTATACAAATCAGATATATTCAATGTTATTGTAATATTTAAATATAGAAAAGGAAAATTAGTAGAAAAAGATATCCATTTTGATGAGAGCATATATGAAGAGGATGAATTAGTAGCAGAATTTTTAATCCAATACTATACAGCTATTAATATGATAGTACCTGACAAGATATACATTTTTAAAAATATTGAAACTGAGAACATTGCTAAATTAATAAATGAACTTAAGCACATAAAACCTGAAATAATTTATGAAGAATCTCAAAACAACATAAAAATAATGGAAATGGCAATTTCTAATGCAGAAATCGCATTAAGAGAATATGTTAATGAAAGGCATAAAACACTAGAAAGTCTAAGAATTGTTATTAATATGAAAAAACTTCCAAAAGTAATTGAAGGATTTGACATTTCCCATATTAATGGATACAAAACAGTAGCGTCTTTAATTACCTTCAAAATGGGAAAACCCTTTAAAAACGGATATAGAATTTATAAAATAAATTCATTAAATAATGGAGAAATTGACGATTTTAAGGCAATAAAAGAAGTTATATCAAGGAGATATTCAAAATTAATAAATGAAAACTTAGAACTACCTGATTTAATTTTAATCGATGGAGGAAAAGGCCAATTAAACGCTGCTTATTCTATTTTAAAAAGATTAAAAATTGAAGATAAGATTGCTATTTGCGCTCTAGCAAAAAAAAAAGAAACAATATTCTTGCCAAATAAGGCACAAGGTATTAATCTTGTAGAAGGAAATCCTGCTCTTAAAATATTGCAAAATGTTAGAAATGAAGCACATAGACGAGCGAATGGGTTTAACAGTAAACTACACAGAAAAATAAAACTAAACTATGGCGACTTAGAGGGGATCGGTAACAAACTTGCAAAAAATATCTTAAAAACACTAGGAACATATGAAAATATATTAACTTTAAATGAAAATGAAATAGCTGAAAAGATGAGTATTAACATTAATCTTGCAAAAAAAATAAAAAAATTTTCAGAAAAGAAGCATTTTAAAAATATGAATCCATAA
- a CDS encoding fibronectin type III domain-containing protein encodes MKFIFTFLLFFLCVYYVFSQELKLILDSKDGFKFIQECHNISFEKDNRGILGIYLDRHKGVLDINNIDLRLEIEKDNLLKDTSLNYFVDSENVKISNSFHNISGNSLIFYSSRNTIKLKPLTKKAFFYSGNVISDFTIQFWLYRTTSVTGEMIVSWNGYKNIKGSWLDQAIRLESEDGAFVWRFNNVFLNEEGIPIKVKIKSDDDFIPKEWHLHTIRYKQKEGLLEYLIDSIPQAVEYITNDKKEGAGYLLNIGNFIDFTLGQYFTGAIENFEIHKSFEEVSNAFFSRNKGYIITEPIKLSKDYSQILSIDFDTKKPKDTDIIYYYRLDNKVFYGSYENGEIKKDLTGDWIHFDPKDGFPNADNVAKYIQIKVEFYPSGNPIDSPSLYNMMITYVPEAAPFPPVITKAVPGSGEVFVEWIPVVNSSIVGYYIYIGVSPGNYHGKASEGIISSPIDVGNKTSFKITGLEDGRLYYISVASYNLDKIVNEASFSKEISVRPMEIFKKYE; translated from the coding sequence ATGAAATTTATTTTTACGTTTTTGTTATTTTTTTTATGTGTTTATTATGTTTTTTCTCAAGAACTTAAGTTGATTCTAGATTCCAAAGATGGATTTAAGTTTATTCAGGAATGTCATAATATTAGCTTTGAAAAGGATAATAGAGGCATTCTTGGAATTTATTTAGATAGGCATAAGGGTGTACTAGATATTAATAATATTGATTTGAGATTAGAAATTGAGAAGGATAATCTTCTTAAAGATACTTCTTTAAATTATTTTGTTGATTCAGAAAATGTGAAAATTTCGAATTCTTTTCATAATATTTCAGGTAATTCTTTAATTTTTTATTCAAGTAGAAATACTATTAAGCTTAAGCCACTAACAAAGAAGGCTTTTTTTTATTCAGGCAATGTAATATCTGATTTTACTATTCAATTTTGGTTATATCGTACTACTTCTGTTACTGGAGAGATGATTGTAAGTTGGAATGGATATAAGAATATTAAGGGCTCTTGGTTAGACCAAGCTATTCGGTTGGAGAGTGAGGATGGGGCTTTTGTTTGGCGCTTTAACAACGTTTTTTTGAACGAAGAAGGAATTCCTATTAAGGTTAAAATAAAGAGTGATGATGACTTTATTCCTAAAGAGTGGCATTTGCATACTATAAGATATAAGCAGAAGGAAGGCCTGCTTGAGTATTTAATAGATTCTATTCCACAAGCTGTAGAATATATTACAAATGATAAAAAAGAGGGCGCTGGTTATTTGTTAAACATTGGTAATTTTATTGATTTTACTTTAGGACAATACTTTACGGGAGCTATTGAAAATTTTGAAATTCATAAAAGTTTTGAAGAGGTGAGCAATGCTTTTTTTTCAAGAAATAAGGGATATATTATTACTGAGCCAATAAAGCTATCTAAAGATTATTCTCAAATCCTATCTATTGACTTTGATACTAAAAAGCCTAAAGATACAGATATTATTTATTATTATAGGTTAGATAATAAAGTGTTTTATGGGTCATATGAGAATGGAGAGATAAAAAAGGATTTAACTGGGGATTGGATTCATTTTGATCCTAAAGATGGATTTCCTAATGCTGATAATGTAGCAAAATATATACAAATTAAGGTTGAATTTTATCCAAGCGGTAACCCTATAGATAGTCCATCGCTTTATAATATGATGATTACTTATGTACCTGAGGCTGCTCCCTTTCCGCCTGTTATAACAAAAGCCGTACCAGGTTCAGGAGAAGTATTTGTTGAATGGATACCTGTTGTTAACAGTAGCATTGTTGGTTATTATATTTATATTGGAGTTAGTCCTGGAAATTATCATGGTAAAGCATCTGAAGGTATTATATCATCTCCTATTGATGTAGGTAATAAAACTTCCTTTAAGATTACAGGTCTTGAGGATGGAAGGCTTTATTATATTAGTGTTGCTTCTTATAATTTAGATAAGATTGTAAATGAAGCTTCTTTTTCAAAAGAAATTTCTGTAAGGCCTATGGAGATATTTAAAAAGTATGAATAG
- the dnaX gene encoding DNA polymerase III subunit gamma/tau: MRSSRGTAIKRRPRDFNSLEGQDFVVETLKHSIEKNKIANAYIFSGPRGVGKTTSARAFARCLNCKSGPTVTPCGVCISCKSIDNDNSLDVIEIDGASNTSVQDIRQIKEEIMFPPATSKYRIYIIDEVHMLSNSAFNALLKTVEEPPSYIVFIFATTEVHKLPDTIKSRCQHFNFRLLPLDKIYEMLKQICLEDNIKYEDEALKWISYKSGGSVRDSYTLFDQIVSFSNSDIKLEQIKTKMGLASDEFLEKLALSILNEDLKGLIHVLDASFLTGISCEQFLIDAIEFFREILFLKLDIKNLTFMGVKSESLREKLLSFDLSHIERSISILLETYRNLQFSVNPKYELEINFIKILRLKYYIPNHILIEKIQNIEDKAYSEAGFNIDNIDLNAESESITSVKLDLDRSEPIPLNIESDTSKDLDSHEIDEIFIETKNDFNKLAEIDKIKERFIYFVSRYVQTLIYSGEILIENGILYYKVFSIFEYNQLKIYQNEIKIEFCKEFPELEVVFQSHFKDSDDDFESEVIKVKNIFGAIEVKE, translated from the coding sequence ATGAGATCTTCAAGAGGTACTGCCATTAAGAGGCGTCCTAGGGATTTTAATTCTCTTGAAGGACAGGATTTTGTTGTTGAAACATTAAAACATTCAATAGAAAAAAATAAAATAGCAAATGCTTATATATTTTCAGGTCCAAGGGGGGTGGGTAAGACAACTTCTGCAAGAGCTTTTGCTAGGTGCTTAAATTGTAAATCAGGACCAACTGTCACTCCTTGTGGTGTATGTATCAGTTGTAAATCTATTGACAATGATAATAGCCTTGATGTTATTGAAATAGACGGTGCTTCAAATACTTCTGTACAGGATATTAGGCAAATTAAAGAAGAAATAATGTTTCCTCCTGCTACTTCAAAGTATAGAATTTATATTATTGATGAAGTACATATGCTTTCAAATTCTGCTTTTAATGCGCTTTTAAAGACAGTAGAAGAACCTCCTTCTTATATTGTTTTTATTTTTGCCACTACAGAAGTACATAAACTTCCAGATACAATAAAGAGTAGGTGTCAACATTTTAATTTTAGACTTTTGCCTTTAGATAAGATTTATGAGATGTTAAAGCAAATTTGTCTTGAAGATAATATTAAATATGAGGATGAAGCATTAAAATGGATTTCTTATAAGAGTGGGGGAAGTGTAAGAGATTCTTATACTCTTTTTGATCAAATTGTTTCTTTTAGTAATTCTGATATAAAACTTGAACAAATAAAAACTAAGATGGGATTGGCTAGCGATGAGTTTTTAGAAAAATTAGCATTAAGTATTCTTAATGAAGATTTAAAAGGGTTGATTCATGTCTTAGACGCTTCTTTTTTGACGGGAATTTCGTGTGAACAATTTCTTATTGATGCAATTGAGTTTTTTAGAGAAATTTTATTTTTAAAATTAGATATTAAAAATCTTACTTTTATGGGAGTTAAATCTGAAAGTTTAAGAGAAAAATTATTAAGCTTTGATTTAAGTCATATTGAGAGAAGTATTAGTATTTTACTTGAAACTTATAGGAATTTACAGTTTTCAGTAAATCCTAAATATGAACTTGAAATTAATTTCATTAAAATACTCAGGCTTAAATATTATATTCCAAATCATATTTTAATTGAAAAAATACAAAATATTGAAGATAAGGCATATAGTGAGGCTGGTTTTAATATAGATAATATTGATTTAAACGCAGAATCGGAGAGTATTACTTCAGTGAAGCTTGATTTAGATAGAAGCGAACCTATTCCTTTGAATATAGAATCTGATACTTCTAAAGATTTAGATTCTCATGAAATTGATGAGATTTTTATAGAAACAAAAAATGACTTTAATAAATTAGCAGAGATTGATAAGATTAAGGAAAGATTTATTTATTTTGTATCTAGGTATGTGCAAACCTTGATATATTCTGGAGAGATTTTAATTGAAAATGGCATACTTTATTATAAGGTTTTTAGTATATTTGAGTATAATCAGCTTAAGATTTATCAAAATGAGATAAAAATTGAGTTTTGTAAGGAATTCCCTGAGTTAGAGGTTGTGTTTCAAAGCCATTTTAAGGATAGTGATGATGACTTTGAAAGTGAAGTGATTAAAGTTAAAAATATTTTTGGAGCAATTGAGGTAAAGGAGTAG
- a CDS encoding YbaB/EbfC family nucleoid-associated protein, producing MAVSPLDFLKNMSNLKDNVDNIKKEISQISVYGRVGSDVVIVEMNGEFIVKKVTVKEEFFNDLDNEALEHMLKLAFNDAISKVKEEIKTKAMGSIPFGI from the coding sequence GTGGCAGTAAGTCCTCTAGATTTTTTAAAAAATATGTCAAACCTTAAGGACAATGTTGATAATATCAAAAAGGAGATATCTCAAATTAGTGTTTATGGTAGGGTAGGAAGTGATGTTGTTATTGTTGAAATGAATGGAGAGTTCATTGTTAAAAAGGTTACAGTTAAAGAAGAATTCTTTAATGATCTAGATAATGAAGCACTTGAACATATGCTAAAACTAGCTTTTAATGATGCTATTTCTAAAGTTAAAGAAGAAATAAAGACAAAAGCAATGGGGTCTATCCCATTTGGGATTTAA
- the recR gene encoding recombination mediator RecR, producing MVIKDLITLISKLPGIGKKTAVRMVYDILSNNEEYSKKLGESLINLHSKIKKCRNCYNFTEIEFCDICTDLNRNKNLVCVVETPQDLDIIESTKEYDGFYFVLHGHLDPLKDIGPNKLNLDKLLGYVRDLGAREVIVATEFSIEGDVTANYINNILKSLSISVTRIASGLPVGGSISSSDKITTLRAFRLRFKI from the coding sequence TTGGTTATAAAAGATTTGATTACTTTAATTTCTAAGTTACCTGGTATAGGCAAAAAGACTGCAGTACGGATGGTTTATGATATATTATCTAACAATGAGGAATATTCAAAAAAACTTGGTGAAAGTTTAATTAACCTTCATTCTAAGATAAAAAAATGTAGGAATTGTTATAACTTTACAGAGATAGAGTTTTGTGATATTTGTACAGATTTAAATAGAAACAAGAATTTAGTTTGTGTTGTGGAAACACCACAAGACTTAGATATTATTGAATCTACTAAAGAGTATGATGGATTTTATTTTGTGTTGCATGGGCATCTTGATCCTTTGAAGGACATTGGTCCTAATAAATTAAATCTTGATAAATTATTAGGATATGTTAGAGACCTTGGAGCTAGAGAAGTAATTGTTGCTACAGAATTTAGCATTGAGGGGGATGTAACTGCCAACTATATTAATAATATTTTAAAGAGTTTAAGTATTAGTGTTACGAGAATAGCTTCTGGACTTCCTGTTGGGGGAAGTATTAGCAGTTCAGATAAAATTACTACTCTTAGAGCTTTTCGTTTAAGGTTTAAGATATAA
- a CDS encoding nucleoside-diphosphate kinase yields the protein MSVLIQKTLCIIKPDGVRRGLIGNVIARFERAGLKIVATKIVLVDRKTAEKHYLYNDIAIRHGEIVWKSLINFIMSSPVFAFVIEGIESIEVVRKLCGSTEPKTASPGTIRGDFSYHSFKYANEKKFSIYNIIHSSANVADALREIPIWFKENEIVTYKRDDELEHYYY from the coding sequence GTGTCTGTTTTAATACAAAAAACTCTATGCATTATTAAGCCTGATGGTGTTAGAAGAGGCTTAATTGGTAATGTAATTGCTAGATTTGAAAGAGCGGGATTAAAAATTGTAGCTACCAAAATAGTTTTAGTTGACAGAAAAACAGCTGAAAAACATTATTTATACAATGATATTGCTATAAGACACGGAGAAATTGTTTGGAAATCTTTAATTAATTTTATAATGAGTTCTCCAGTTTTTGCGTTTGTGATTGAAGGTATTGAATCTATTGAGGTTGTTAGAAAACTCTGTGGTTCTACAGAACCAAAAACAGCGTCTCCTGGTACAATAAGGGGAGATTTTTCTTATCATAGCTTTAAATATGCAAATGAAAAAAAGTTTTCAATTTATAATATCATTCATTCTTCTGCTAATGTTGCAGATGCTCTTCGTGAGATTCCCATTTGGTTTAAAGAAAATGAAATTGTAACTTATAAAAGGGATGATGAACTTGAGCATTATTATTATTAA
- the lptB gene encoding LPS export ABC transporter ATP-binding protein produces MFLRKKNRIKSIKERLDVGYVNDIVLKADNIVKKYGEKIAVNGVTIDVHRGEVVGLLGPNGAGKTTTFYTIVGFIKSDSGCVLINDYDVSGLNMYERARIGIVYLPQEPSIFRELTVEDNILVALERREDLSQAERKIKLVNLLKEFEIKRIQHQKAYTLSGGERRRTEIARALAVNPYFLLLDEPFAGIDPIAIGDIKNIIKILKSKNIGVLITDHNVRDAFDIIDRAYIIYQGQVLDEGNVSYIINSEKAKKLYLGEGFRL; encoded by the coding sequence ATGTTTCTAAGGAAAAAAAATAGAATAAAATCAATAAAAGAGAGGCTTGATGTTGGCTATGTTAATGATATTGTTCTTAAGGCAGATAATATTGTTAAGAAATATGGAGAAAAAATAGCTGTTAATGGTGTTACTATTGATGTTCATAGAGGTGAAGTTGTAGGTCTTCTTGGTCCAAACGGCGCTGGAAAAACTACTACTTTTTATACTATTGTAGGGTTTATTAAATCTGATAGTGGTTGCGTCTTAATAAATGATTATGATGTTTCTGGTCTTAATATGTATGAGCGAGCAAGAATAGGTATTGTATATCTACCACAAGAACCTTCTATTTTCAGAGAGCTTACAGTTGAAGATAATATTTTAGTTGCTCTTGAAAGAAGAGAAGATTTATCTCAAGCGGAACGTAAAATAAAGCTTGTAAATCTTCTTAAAGAATTTGAAATAAAAAGAATACAGCATCAAAAGGCATATACTCTTTCTGGTGGTGAGAGAAGGAGAACAGAGATAGCTAGAGCTTTAGCAGTTAATCCGTATTTTTTATTACTTGATGAACCTTTTGCAGGTATTGATCCTATTGCTATAGGAGATATAAAAAATATAATAAAAATTTTGAAGAGCAAAAATATTGGTGTTTTAATTACTGATCATAATGTGAGAGATGCTTTTGATATAATAGATAGAGCTTATATTATTTATCAAGGACAGGTACTTGATGAAGGTAATGTTTCCTATATTATAAATAGTGAAAAAGCTAAAAAGCTTTATCTTGGTGAAGGGTTTAGATTATGA
- the pgeF gene encoding peptidoglycan editing factor PgeF, giving the protein MRVVEREFYYEFELDPRFKLVYTKKPFNLSIKDINNDNLDFIPKSKKIKYLKQLHTNIIHEVYDDFVNFQEGDGLVSSSYNVALLAYYADCLPIYCFDSLKNYIGLIHSGYRGSFKLIILKMLLMFENMGSNFQDLRIVFGPYNRVCCYEISSEFLEEAKLKFSKKLLNISFCNRDDKIYFDNFSFNLSLISSFNLDIKDSGLCTHCDHNLYSYRRLRGNRSYAAIWRV; this is encoded by the coding sequence ATGAGAGTAGTTGAAAGAGAATTTTATTATGAATTTGAATTAGATCCTAGGTTTAAGTTAGTCTACACCAAAAAACCTTTTAATTTGAGTATTAAGGATATTAACAATGATAACCTAGATTTTATTCCGAAGAGCAAAAAAATAAAATATTTGAAACAGTTGCATACAAATATTATTCATGAAGTCTATGATGATTTTGTCAATTTTCAGGAAGGAGATGGTCTTGTTTCTTCTTCTTATAATGTTGCTCTTCTTGCTTACTATGCAGATTGTCTTCCAATATATTGTTTTGACAGTTTAAAAAACTATATTGGACTTATTCACAGTGGATATAGGGGTAGTTTCAAGCTTATTATTTTAAAAATGTTACTTATGTTTGAAAATATGGGCTCAAACTTCCAAGATTTGAGAATTGTATTTGGACCTTATAATAGGGTATGCTGTTATGAGATTTCTTCGGAATTTTTAGAGGAAGCAAAATTAAAATTTAGTAAGAAATTATTAAATATATCTTTTTGTAATAGAGATGATAAAATATATTTTGATAATTTTAGTTTTAATTTAAGCTTAATTTCTAGTTTTAATTTAGATATTAAAGATTCGGGTCTTTGTACGCATTGTGATCATAATCTTTATTCTTATAGAAGACTTAGAGGTAATAGAAGTTATGCTGCAATTTGGAGAGTTTAG
- a CDS encoding Nif3-like dinuclear metal center hexameric protein has translation MNVRDLSSKLDELFKIENFENIDKGLNGLQVGNLESKVRNIAFAVDASMMTLKEAKGYDFLVTHHGIFWSKSERIVSVMYKKVKYLIDNKIALYSLHLPMDAHPVYSHSKVFSDFLGFRDPIPFANYKGVNLGIISISSLNFSEILNKIKERNKHILYYKEFKEHVCKVAIVSGSGYSFFEEALQYDVDLFITGDTSHQIYSLAEEYGVNLIFAGHYFTETFGLIKLMDYFRACEELQIKFISKDTNL, from the coding sequence TTGAATGTTAGGGATTTATCATCTAAGTTAGATGAGTTATTTAAGATAGAAAATTTTGAGAATATTGACAAAGGCCTTAATGGCCTTCAAGTAGGAAATTTGGAGTCCAAGGTTAGGAATATTGCTTTTGCTGTCGATGCGAGTATGATGACTTTAAAGGAAGCTAAGGGTTATGATTTTTTGGTGACTCATCATGGTATTTTTTGGTCGAAATCTGAAAGAATTGTTTCTGTGATGTATAAAAAGGTTAAGTATCTTATCGATAACAAAATAGCTCTTTATTCTCTTCATTTACCTATGGATGCGCATCCTGTTTATTCTCATAGCAAGGTTTTTTCTGACTTTCTTGGTTTTAGGGATCCTATCCCTTTTGCGAACTATAAGGGAGTTAATTTAGGCATTATTTCTATTTCTAGTCTTAATTTTTCTGAGATCCTTAATAAGATTAAGGAAAGAAATAAACACATTCTTTACTATAAAGAATTTAAAGAACATGTTTGTAAGGTAGCTATTGTTAGTGGTTCTGGATATTCTTTTTTTGAAGAAGCTTTACAATATGATGTTGATCTATTCATAACAGGGGATACTTCTCATCAAATTTATTCTTTAGCTGAAGAGTATGGTGTGAATTTAATATTTGCAGGACATTATTTTACTGAAACATTTGGTTTGATAAAATTAATGGATTATTTTAGGGCTTGTGAAGAATTACAAATTAAGTTTATTAGTAAAGACACTAATTTATAA
- the lspA gene encoding signal peptidase II, with translation MNINKIKMINNFIFISILVFFDQLSKYLIVKYVKLYSEYLSIFGDFLKITHVRNTGALFSIGSNIDNNLKNLFFLVIPIVVLFFVFCFSLKEDNKIIRISFLLILSGGIGNIIDRLFRPLGVVDFLDIKFFGILGLQRWPTFNFADSYVVVGIGLFAIYDLFIKNRKH, from the coding sequence ATGAATATAAATAAAATCAAAATGATTAATAATTTTATATTTATTTCTATTTTAGTTTTTTTTGATCAATTATCTAAGTATTTAATTGTTAAATATGTCAAGCTTTATTCTGAATATTTATCTATTTTTGGAGATTTTTTAAAAATAACACATGTTAGGAATACTGGAGCCTTATTTTCAATAGGTTCTAATATTGATAATAATTTAAAAAATTTATTTTTTCTTGTAATTCCTATTGTTGTTTTATTTTTTGTTTTTTGTTTTTCTTTAAAAGAAGATAATAAAATAATTAGAATTTCATTTTTATTGATTTTGTCTGGCGGTATTGGGAATATTATTGATAGATTGTTTAGACCTTTAGGCGTTGTAGATTTCTTGGATATAAAATTTTTTGGCATTTTGGGACTTCAGAGATGGCCAACTTTTAACTTTGCAGACAGTTATGTTGTTGTAGGAATAGGTTTATTTGCAATTTATGATTTGTTTATAAAGAATAGAAAGCATTAA